A genome region from Salvelinus alpinus chromosome 26, SLU_Salpinus.1, whole genome shotgun sequence includes the following:
- the LOC139555269 gene encoding RNA-binding protein 43-like: MEGTPVEVLGVPDDILASVRMVDKLTIHFRRPGNGGGEVKRVQFPSYSPGQAFVIFEDPEVAARVLQQTHVLELDGQHFPLKIRKADRPEVDMPVKANLDVSMFSKDSEEVIQPVNEIPHGQLPIQGSIQKFSAVKAQLQHVLPQDTNTLRHSSPSPSSLNSHASGAISKSSIRCNPFPSPQATGYVEDNLTHMRNPSPKPVEPISQTPSCSEVFFITDADVLRYALCVRKKDIDSILGGDTTQMDVKPAEGSDLRYVFLEGKSPERVMEKLQVFLTKLHLRLRTQEIPLWTLDRDRQVRIHELVQKYNIIYPTVLVNQVGDLLRLVGPSKESYEMKQRLLGKPIDLLPAGLTGRVLDRSTHGAPIPWPPGPVPDPVSAPAPDY; encoded by the exons ATGGAGGGAACACCCGTGGAGGTTCTTGGCGTCCCCGACGATATCCTTGCCTCTGTTAGAATGGTTGACAAGCTCACAATACACTTCCGACGACCAGGGAACgggggaggagaggtgaagagagtaCAATTTCCATCCTACAGCCCAGGACAGGCCTTTGTCATATTTGAGGATCCAGAAG TGGCTGCACGTGTTTTGCAGCAGACCCATGTCTTAGAACTGGATGGACAACACTTTCCTCTTAAAATCAGGAAAGCTGACAGGCCTGAG GTGGACATGCCAGTCAAGGCCAATCTGGATGTGAGCATGTTCTCCAAGGACAGCGAGGAGGTGATCCAGCCTGTGAACGAGATTCCCCATGGTCAGCTACCCATTCAGGGCTCCATCCAGAAGTTCAGTGCAGTGAAGGCCCAACTGCAGCATGTCTTACCCCAGGACACAAACACCCTGCGCCACAGCAGCCCTTCGCCATCCAGTCTCAATAGCCATGCCTCTGGGGCCATTTCCAAATCCTCAATCCGCTGCAACCCATTTCCCAGCCCACAAGCAACAGGGTATGTTGAGGACAACTTGACCCATATGAGGAACCCATCCCCCAAGCCAGTGGAACCCATCTCCCAGACCCCATCTTGCAGTGAGGTCTTCTTCATAACGGACGCAGATGTGCTCCGTTATGCCCTGTGCGTCAGGAAAAAGGACATTGATTCCATTCTTGGAGGCGACACAACTCAAATGGATGTTAAGCCAGCTGAAGGTTCAGACCTTCGCTATGTTTTCCTTGAAGGGAAGAGTCCAGAGAGGGTTATGGAAAAGCTGCAAGTTTTTCTCACCAAGCTTCATTTAAGACTACGAACTCAAGAAATCCCACTATGGACACTCGATCGCGACCGACAGGTTAGAATTCATGAACTGGTTCAGAAGTATAATATAATTTATCCTACTGTCCTCGTCAATCAGGTTGGAGATCTCCTCCGCCTTGTAGGACCTTCCAAGGAAAGTTATGAGATGAAGCAGAGGCTCCTGGGAAAACCCATAGACCTGCTACCAGCTGGGCTAACAGGGAGGGTACTGGACAGGAGTACCCATGGTGCTCCCATCCCATGGCCTCCTGGCCCAGTACCTGACCCTGTGTCTGCACCTGCACCAGATTACTAG